TTCATTTTCCTTAACTCCTTAGCCCATACTGGTCTGTTTCTGGTATGCGCCTTCTCCCTTAAATTTTATCATAATTAGGGAGGAAAATCGAAGGAAGGTCAGTGATTTAGTCCTGATAAATGAAAACATATTTTTGGCTGGTCGAATGCTCTGCTGAAAATTGATAATGAGGATGGTCAAAGTGTTGTAAGTCTTCGACCGCTTCAACATGATTTTCAGCCATATAACGCACCATTTGGCCGCGTGCCATTTTAGCTAGCGTTGCTTTCACCTTCAACTTGCCATCAATTAGATTAGAAAACATAATCTCGATCAACTGATCACCTTCCTTGAGGTAGGGGCTGATGGCTTTTGTATATTCTTTGGAAGCTAGATTAATGACCGGTCCGTCACTGAAATCAAGGGCGTCATACAAATGGCTTCCCCAATAATGATAGAGATTTTTGTGGCCATCGACTTGAAGTGGCGCCTGCATTTCCAAACGATAGGGCGTAATGCCATCAAACGGGCGCAAGACCCCATAAAAACCAGATAAAATTCGCAAATTTTCTTTCATATAAGCTAGAGCATTTTCGCTAAACAAATCCGGAGACATATATTGAAACTGCAAGCCCTTATAACTCATCACGGCTGGCGATAGTTGATTAGCCAGCTCCATTTGCTTCAAGCGCTCTCTATTTTCTGTGGCAATTTGGTCATTGCACTTCCACAGCGCTTTCGCTTCCTCGTAGGTGAGGCTATTGAGAGTATCGAGAATGACCTGTGTTTTTTTAAGAAAAAGGGGCGTTGTTTCTGCTAGGAAACTGTTAGTCTCGGCGACCATTTTTTTAGTGGGTGAGATGATGATTTTCATAAGTGAGTCCTTTCTTCATATCGTCTTCCAACTATCTTAACATGATGATTATGAAAAAACCTAGTCTCAAAAGTATATTAAAATTGAAACAAAGGACTTGCATTTAGTAAGCAATGTCGGTATAATTTCTTAGAATTCAATTGTGAAAGAACCAATAAAATAACCAACATGTGTGACGCAGTCAAAGTGCTTAACCATCCGAACAGACAACGGGTGGAGTGGGCACTTTTTTCATGCACAAAAATGAAACACTGATAGGAAGGAGAGGCAATCCCTCATGATGATAACGGAATTTGATACAATTGCAGCTATTTCAACGCCTCCAGGAGAAGGGGCAATTGGAATTGTAAGAATAAGTGGTGACGATGCGATCGCAATCGCTGATCGCTTATACCAGTCAGGATCGAAGCAACTGAAAGATGTTGATAGCCATACCATTCACTATGGCCATATTCATAATCCTAAGACGGATGAAGTAGTTGATGAAGTCATGGTAACGATTATGCGTGCGCCTAAGACATTTACAAAAGAAGATGTTGTTGAGATTAACTGCCACGGTGGTGTGGTGAGTGTGAACCGCATTTTACAAACTATTTTACAACACGGCGCGCGGTTAGCAGAACCGGGTGAGTTTACTAAGCGGGCGTTTTTAAATGGGCGGATTGACCTCTCCCAAGCGGAAGCTGTTATGGACTTGATTCGGGCGAAAACAGACCGAGCGATGGATGTGGCTTTGCGCCAATTGGATGGCGATTTGTCTCATCTGATTCGCGATATTCGCCAAATTATTTTAAATACATTGGCAGAAGTGGAAGTGAATATCGACTACCCAGAGTACGATGATGTTGAAGAAGTGACAACTCGACTATTGAAGGAAAAAACCATTGAAGTACAAGGTCATGTTGACCAACTACTGAAAACAGCAAAACAAGGGAAAATTTTGCGTGATGGACTAGAAACTGCCATTATTGGTCGCCCGAATGTTGGGAAATCAAGCTTGTTGAACCGTTTGATTCGAGAAGAAAAAGCAATCGTAACAGACATTGCAGGAACAACCCGAGATACGATTGAAGAATATGTCAATGTTAACGGCGTTCCTTTGAAATTGATTGATACAGCGGGAATTCGTGAAACAGACGATATTGTTGAACAAATTGGTGTGGAACGTAGTCGTCAAGCTTTGTTGGCGGCAGACTTAATCTTGTTATTGATTAACCAAAATGAAGTGCTTTCTGATGAAGATCGCGCCTTACTCGACTTAACGCAAGATATGAACCGCATTATTTTATTAAACAAGAGCGACTTAGCTGCAAAGGTATCGGTTAGTGAGCTAACCGAATGGAGCAGTCCAGAGCAAATTATTACAACCTCTATGTTGGAACAAACAGGATTGGACCAATTGGAGAAACAAATCGCTGCCATGTTCTTTGCTGGCGAAACGGGTGAGAAGGACGCGACTTATATTTCTAATGTCCGTCATATCGCACTTTTACATGACACACAAGAAGCTTTAGAAGAAGTTATTTCTGGAATTGAAATGGCTATGCCGGTTGATCTGGTTCAGATTGACTTTACGAGAGCTTGGGAATTATTAGGTGAAATTACAGGTGACACTGTTCAGGATGAATTGCTGACACAACTATTCAGTCAATTCTGCCTCGGAAAATAAAGGTCGACATAAAGAAGGGAATAAACGAATGAACCGATATGAAGCTGGAAATTTTGATGTGATTGTCGTTGGTGCTGGACACGCAGGTTCGGAAGCTGCACTTGCAGCGGCTCGAATGGGTAGCTCAACAGTCTTATTGACAATTGATTTAGATATGGTGGCATTTATGCCATGTAACCCATCCATTGGTGGCCCTGCTAAAGGGGTTGTCGTACGTGAAGTAGACGCTCTCGGTGGCGAAATGGGTCGTAATATTGATAAAACTTATGTACAAATGCGGATGCTAAATACTGGGAAAGGTCCTGCTGTTCAAGCATTACGTGCGCAAGCAGATAAAAATGACTATGCCCAAGAAATGAAAAAGACTATCGAAAAACAAGATAACTTGTTATTGAGACAAGGGATTGTAGAAGAATTAATCGTTGAAGACGGTGAAGTTAAAGGTGTGGTTAGCCATACTGGTGCTATTTACCGAGGAAAAGCGGTTGTCCTAACTGCAGGAACATCGTCTCGCGGCCAAATTATTATTGGTGAACTGAAATATTCATCAGGTCCAAACAATTCACAACCATCGATTAAACTGTCTGAAAACTTACTCGAACTAGGCTTTGACTTGGCACGTTTTAAAACAGGAACACCGCCAAGAATTCTATCATCATCGATTGATTACTCTAAAACGGAAGAACAACCCGGAGATACAGAACCAAATCACTTTAGCTTTAGCTCTAAAGATGAGGACTACTTACAAGAGCAATTGTCTTGTTGGTTAACGTATACAGGAACAGAGGCCCATCAAATTATCCGTGATAACTTGCACCGCGCGCCAATGTTTACCGGTATTGTTGAAGGGGTCGGCGCTCGTTACTGCCCATCAATTGAAGACAAGGTCGTTCGTTTTAGCGATAAACCGCGTCACCAATTGTTCTTAGAGCCAGAAGGACGCAACACGGAAGAAGTTTACGTGCAAGGTTTGTCGTCTTCTTTACCAGAAGATGTTCAATTGCAAGTTCTACATTCTATTGATGGCTTAGAAAATGCTAAAATGATGCGGACAGGCTATGCCATTGAGTATGATGTGGTCAAACCTCACCAACTTCGTCCGTCACTAGAAACAAAATTAGTGAAGAACTTGTTTACAGCAGGCCAAATGAACGGAACATCTGGTTACGAGGAAGCTGCTGGACAAGGCATTATCGCCGGAATTAATGCCGCACTTTCGGTTCAAGAAAAAGAGCCGCTTGTTTTAAAACGTAGCGATGGCTACATTGGCGTTATGATCGATGATTTGGTTACAAAAGGAACGCTAGAACCTTACCGTTTACTAACTTCTCGTGCCGAATACCGTTTGCTATTACGCCACGATAATGCTGATATTCGTTTATCAGAGATCGGCCATGAGATTGGCTTGTTGAGCGAAGATCGTTACCAAGCATACTTAGAAAAACAAGAAGCTGTTAACGAAGAGATTGCGCGTATTAAAACGATTCGCCTTAAACCAACAGAAGACTTGCAAGCTTTCCTAGCGTCACGCAATTCAGCACCATTGAAAGATGGGTTCTTATTCAGTGATTTACTGAAACGTCCAGAGTTGGACTACAAAGGATTATCGCCATTCGCACCACTTGAAGAAGAATTAGCAAGTGATGTCATTGACCAAATCGAAATCCAAATTAAGTACGAAGGCTATATTAAAAAAGCCATTGCTAAAGTAGAAAAATTGAAGAAAATGGAAGAGAAACGCATTCCAGAAAATATCGATTACGATGCCATCAATGGCATTGCTACAGAAGCAAAAGATAAATTGAAAAAAATTCAACCTGAAACAATCGC
This genomic interval from Jeotgalibaca arthritidis contains the following:
- the mnmE gene encoding tRNA uridine-5-carboxymethylaminomethyl(34) synthesis GTPase MnmE, whose translation is MITEFDTIAAISTPPGEGAIGIVRISGDDAIAIADRLYQSGSKQLKDVDSHTIHYGHIHNPKTDEVVDEVMVTIMRAPKTFTKEDVVEINCHGGVVSVNRILQTILQHGARLAEPGEFTKRAFLNGRIDLSQAEAVMDLIRAKTDRAMDVALRQLDGDLSHLIRDIRQIILNTLAEVEVNIDYPEYDDVEEVTTRLLKEKTIEVQGHVDQLLKTAKQGKILRDGLETAIIGRPNVGKSSLLNRLIREEKAIVTDIAGTTRDTIEEYVNVNGVPLKLIDTAGIRETDDIVEQIGVERSRQALLAADLILLLINQNEVLSDEDRALLDLTQDMNRIILLNKSDLAAKVSVSELTEWSSPEQIITTSMLEQTGLDQLEKQIAAMFFAGETGEKDATYISNVRHIALLHDTQEALEEVISGIEMAMPVDLVQIDFTRAWELLGEITGDTVQDELLTQLFSQFCLGK
- the mnmG gene encoding tRNA uridine-5-carboxymethylaminomethyl(34) synthesis enzyme MnmG, whose translation is MNRYEAGNFDVIVVGAGHAGSEAALAAARMGSSTVLLTIDLDMVAFMPCNPSIGGPAKGVVVREVDALGGEMGRNIDKTYVQMRMLNTGKGPAVQALRAQADKNDYAQEMKKTIEKQDNLLLRQGIVEELIVEDGEVKGVVSHTGAIYRGKAVVLTAGTSSRGQIIIGELKYSSGPNNSQPSIKLSENLLELGFDLARFKTGTPPRILSSSIDYSKTEEQPGDTEPNHFSFSSKDEDYLQEQLSCWLTYTGTEAHQIIRDNLHRAPMFTGIVEGVGARYCPSIEDKVVRFSDKPRHQLFLEPEGRNTEEVYVQGLSSSLPEDVQLQVLHSIDGLENAKMMRTGYAIEYDVVKPHQLRPSLETKLVKNLFTAGQMNGTSGYEEAAGQGIIAGINAALSVQEKEPLVLKRSDGYIGVMIDDLVTKGTLEPYRLLTSRAEYRLLLRHDNADIRLSEIGHEIGLLSEDRYQAYLEKQEAVNEEIARIKTIRLKPTEDLQAFLASRNSAPLKDGFLFSDLLKRPELDYKGLSPFAPLEEELASDVIDQIEIQIKYEGYIKKAIAKVEKLKKMEEKRIPENIDYDAINGIATEAKDKLKKIQPETIAQASRISGVNPADISVLMVYVQSGRYTVLEASN
- the yaaA gene encoding peroxide stress protein YaaA, encoding MKIIISPTKKMVAETNSFLAETTPLFLKKTQVILDTLNSLTYEEAKALWKCNDQIATENRERLKQMELANQLSPAVMSYKGLQFQYMSPDLFSENALAYMKENLRILSGFYGVLRPFDGITPYRLEMQAPLQVDGHKNLYHYWGSHLYDALDFSDGPVINLASKEYTKAISPYLKEGDQLIEIMFSNLIDGKLKVKATLAKMARGQMVRYMAENHVEAVEDLQHFDHPHYQFSAEHSTSQKYVFIYQD